Proteins from a single region of Aureibacter tunicatorum:
- a CDS encoding AAA family ATPase, with product MNKKENKHYPFTAIKGQEDLKSALMLNIVDPTLGGVLAIGDKGTGKTTTIRALAELMSQREQFPFVNLPMGATEDRVMGHIELEKLINEKREILKPGLMAQAHGGFLYIDEVNLLNDYLMDVLLDASASGEYYLEREGMSATLSSRFGLIGSMNAEEGGLRPQLKDRFGLCVHVKTVEDVNIRKQIIKDRMRHDDDSVSFAKEYEEQENTLFDKITQARKNLGQVIIPENIYELSAQLACEHKVEGHRADILLVKTSRAYASFQGRDRVEETDLDAVADYVLAHRSNNDQDNSSKNDSSQDQQIQEENENESESEGLSQAVFAPVMPEKGFQANLKRGKGSQSTDSKRSSQGIEKSPKIDYKNTVGQYIAKDKFELRHKTQSDKSLKHLIFILDSSGSMISEKIASYAKGYALKSMEDKAGLVYSLVAMNGGTAQVLVNLSNQLDEVHTKISELESSGKTNAVEALKIAGTLIQKGARNELIMITDGRFNSEEGDNIEKAVMAFRKHCKGINRTYIIDSEAGFVKLGLAEKLAKRINADYDVLKREGVHS from the coding sequence ATGAATAAAAAAGAAAATAAGCATTACCCATTCACCGCCATAAAAGGCCAAGAAGATTTGAAATCAGCCTTGATGCTTAATATAGTTGACCCGACATTGGGAGGTGTATTGGCGATAGGAGATAAAGGAACAGGCAAGACAACGACTATTCGAGCTTTGGCTGAATTGATGTCGCAGAGAGAACAATTTCCTTTTGTCAACTTGCCAATGGGAGCTACGGAAGATCGAGTAATGGGTCATATCGAGTTGGAAAAATTGATCAATGAGAAGCGGGAAATTTTAAAACCGGGATTGATGGCTCAGGCTCATGGAGGCTTTTTGTACATCGATGAAGTCAATTTACTCAATGATTACCTGATGGATGTTTTGTTGGATGCGAGTGCTTCGGGCGAATATTATCTGGAAAGAGAAGGAATGTCGGCGACATTGTCGAGTAGATTTGGACTGATTGGTTCTATGAATGCAGAGGAAGGTGGATTGCGTCCTCAGCTTAAAGACCGGTTTGGATTATGCGTCCATGTGAAGACGGTAGAAGATGTCAATATTCGAAAGCAGATTATCAAAGACCGCATGCGTCATGATGATGACTCTGTATCTTTTGCCAAGGAATATGAGGAACAGGAAAATACTCTATTTGATAAAATAACTCAAGCGAGAAAAAATCTTGGCCAAGTTATTATCCCTGAAAATATCTATGAATTATCCGCTCAGTTGGCTTGTGAACACAAAGTGGAAGGTCATCGTGCGGACATATTATTAGTAAAGACTTCCAGAGCTTATGCTTCTTTTCAAGGTCGAGATCGAGTAGAGGAAACAGACTTGGATGCTGTCGCCGATTATGTATTGGCTCATAGAAGCAACAATGATCAAGATAATTCTTCAAAAAACGATTCATCTCAAGATCAACAAATTCAAGAAGAAAACGAGAATGAGTCTGAAAGCGAGGGATTGAGCCAAGCGGTATTTGCGCCGGTAATGCCTGAAAAAGGATTTCAAGCAAACTTAAAACGTGGCAAAGGAAGCCAATCAACAGATTCCAAACGATCAAGTCAGGGGATAGAAAAATCGCCTAAGATTGATTATAAAAATACGGTTGGGCAGTATATCGCAAAGGATAAGTTTGAATTGCGCCACAAGACTCAGTCTGATAAAAGCTTGAAGCACTTGATATTCATTTTGGATTCGAGCGGTTCGATGATCAGCGAAAAAATCGCATCCTATGCCAAAGGCTACGCTCTTAAATCTATGGAAGATAAAGCAGGCTTGGTTTACTCTCTTGTCGCGATGAATGGAGGAACTGCACAAGTTTTGGTAAACCTTTCCAATCAATTAGATGAAGTTCACACGAAAATATCAGAGTTGGAATCCAGTGGCAAAACCAATGCTGTTGAAGCTTTGAAGATTGCCGGGACTCTGATCCAAAAAGGAGCAAGAAATGAACTGATCATGATCACTGACGGAAGATTCAATTCGGAAGAAGGAGATAATATAGAGAAGGCTGTGATGGCCTTTCGCAAGCATTGCAAGGGGATAAATAGAACGTATATCATTGATTCGGAAGCGGGATTTGTCAAATTAGGTTTGGCTGAAAAACTTGCCAAGAGAATCAATGCCGATTATGATGTATTGAAAAGGGAAGGAGTGCATTCATGA
- a CDS encoding cobyrinate a,c-diamide synthase produces the protein MKTLPQFVISAPTSNAGKTTISLGLMRLLERKGLKPQPFKCGPDYIDPKFHQLSANKESINLDLYMMPQDHLKDVYHRNLKEAGCGIVEGVMGLFDGAKKDLGSTAQLAKTLDIPVILVVDAKAVAYSVAPLLYGFKNFDPKVTIAGVIFNRVNTQSHFTFLKEACEDVGLEALGYVPFIEDVQIPSRHLGLSIENIHSYERVMDLIADKMEETVDWEKLLEISKKEVLPFNSDKTISTDNVKIAVALDDSFNFIYKENINALRSLGDVQFFSPIYEEQVPEADLLYFPGGYPECNLDRLAGNISFLNSLKDYAERGGRIFAECGGLMYLGQSIIDKEGKEYAMAGIFDFKTSMAQSKLHLGYREIHLNGKNLKAHEFHYSTMENDHDTDSIGYMKNARGMEVNTKLYRKANCVATYAHIYFADQVSLEAMLELFGLSACDTRII, from the coding sequence ATGAAGACATTGCCACAATTTGTCATATCGGCGCCCACCAGCAATGCCGGAAAGACAACGATAAGTCTGGGTTTGATGAGATTGTTGGAGAGAAAAGGCCTGAAACCTCAGCCTTTCAAATGCGGTCCGGATTATATCGATCCCAAGTTTCATCAATTGTCAGCTAACAAGGAAAGTATCAATTTGGATTTGTATATGATGCCTCAAGATCATTTGAAAGACGTTTATCATCGAAATTTGAAAGAAGCAGGCTGTGGAATTGTGGAGGGAGTGATGGGGCTTTTTGACGGAGCGAAAAAAGATCTGGGAAGCACAGCTCAGTTGGCTAAGACTTTAGACATTCCAGTCATTTTGGTTGTCGATGCAAAGGCTGTTGCATATTCAGTAGCTCCGCTATTGTATGGCTTTAAGAATTTTGACCCAAAGGTGACTATTGCCGGTGTTATTTTTAATCGGGTAAATACACAAAGTCATTTTACCTTTTTGAAAGAAGCTTGTGAAGATGTAGGATTGGAGGCGCTGGGCTATGTTCCTTTTATTGAAGATGTGCAGATTCCTTCGCGTCATTTGGGATTGTCCATAGAAAATATTCATAGCTATGAGAGAGTAATGGATCTTATTGCCGACAAGATGGAGGAAACGGTTGATTGGGAAAAATTACTAGAAATAAGTAAAAAGGAGGTATTGCCATTTAATTCTGACAAAACCATCTCTACGGATAATGTAAAAATAGCCGTAGCTCTTGACGACTCGTTCAATTTCATTTACAAAGAGAATATAAATGCCTTGAGAAGTCTTGGCGATGTGCAATTCTTTAGCCCAATCTATGAAGAACAAGTGCCAGAGGCCGACTTGCTTTATTTTCCGGGAGGCTATCCGGAGTGCAATTTGGATAGATTGGCTGGCAATATTTCATTTTTGAATTCACTGAAAGATTACGCTGAACGTGGAGGAAGAATCTTTGCTGAATGTGGAGGATTGATGTATTTGGGACAAAGCATAATCGATAAGGAAGGTAAAGAATACGCAATGGCTGGAATATTTGATTTTAAAACGTCAATGGCTCAGTCAAAATTGCATCTTGGCTATCGTGAAATACACCTGAATGGAAAAAACCTGAAAGCTCATGAATTTCATTATTCAACTATGGAAAATGATCATGATACCGATTCAATAGGCTATATGAAAAATGCCAGAGGCATGGAAGTGAATACCAAATTATATAGAAAGGCGAATTGTGTGGCGACGTATGCGCATATATATTTTGCCGATCAGGTTTCATTGGAGGCAATGTTGGAATTATTTGGATTAAGTGCGTGTGATACTAGGATAATATAA
- a CDS encoding cob(I)yrinic acid a,c-diamide adenosyltransferase, translating into MKIYTKKGDKGMTGVFGGKREYKNSARMECLGTLDEANSTIGLLRAKLENDHEWQQGLHRIQKDLMDMMSHLARPSVSTKENRNPHPEDGAEFCEEWIDQMENAMSSPSDYFILPGGNEISALCHMCRTQIRRGERTLVGLMQEDPECVYDYIMSYVNRLSDLFFTMSRAEMDKHGVAEEKWNLFLYKRKKKS; encoded by the coding sequence ATGAAAATATACACTAAAAAAGGAGACAAAGGAATGACTGGCGTCTTCGGAGGAAAACGCGAGTATAAAAATTCAGCAAGAATGGAATGCTTGGGAACGCTGGATGAAGCGAACTCAACGATTGGTTTGTTAAGGGCTAAGTTGGAGAACGATCATGAATGGCAACAAGGCCTTCATCGTATCCAAAAAGATCTAATGGATATGATGTCCCACTTGGCCAGGCCTTCAGTATCTACTAAAGAGAATAGAAATCCTCATCCGGAAGATGGTGCAGAGTTTTGTGAAGAGTGGATAGATCAGATGGAAAATGCTATGAGTTCGCCTTCTGACTATTTTATTTTACCGGGAGGTAATGAAATCTCGGCTTTATGCCATATGTGCCGAACGCAAATCCGTCGAGGTGAACGAACATTAGTTGGCTTGATGCAGGAAGATCCTGAATGTGTATATGATTATATCATGTCGTATGTCAATAGGCTTTCAGATTTATTTTTCACCATGTCCAGAGCCGAAATGGACAAGCATGGAGTCGCAGAAGAAAAGTGGAATTTATTTTTATACAAGAGAAAAAAGAAAAGTTAA
- the cobW gene encoding cobalamin biosynthesis protein CobW, with the protein MKKVPITIITGFLGVGKTTLIHNMLKNANGKRIAVLVNEFGEVGVDGELIKSGCGDDECNLIELANGCICCTVQEEFLPSMIELIERKDEIDHIVIETSGLAMPKPLVRAVNWPDLKPHITIDAVITVVDAVGLATGEICDREKVQAQRLADDSLDHETPIEELFLDQLTCADLILMSKRDLVDDQKFEDIKTIISGKARSSAKIIPVIKGELDNDLLLGIGAYAEDDLDNRHSIHEHHHDHGHDHEHDESIETIVLEYGSVKDIKSLVKDLKAMVEDQEIYRIKGFVHIEGKPMRMILQGVGSRFDYYFDKPWADNEEPKTRLVVIGRNVSSLELV; encoded by the coding sequence ATGAAAAAAGTACCTATTACGATTATAACTGGTTTTCTGGGCGTAGGTAAAACGACCTTGATACACAATATGCTTAAAAATGCCAATGGAAAGCGTATTGCGGTTTTGGTGAATGAATTTGGAGAAGTCGGTGTCGATGGAGAGCTGATCAAGTCCGGTTGTGGAGATGATGAATGCAATTTGATTGAGCTAGCCAACGGTTGTATCTGCTGTACCGTACAGGAGGAGTTTTTGCCATCGATGATCGAGCTGATTGAGCGCAAAGATGAAATCGACCATATCGTTATTGAGACTTCAGGTTTGGCGATGCCTAAGCCATTGGTGAGAGCGGTTAATTGGCCGGATCTGAAACCGCATATTACGATAGATGCTGTGATTACGGTCGTTGATGCGGTTGGTCTTGCAACGGGTGAGATTTGCGACAGAGAAAAAGTTCAGGCTCAAAGATTGGCCGATGATTCTCTGGACCATGAAACTCCGATCGAAGAGCTATTTTTAGATCAATTGACTTGCGCGGATTTGATTTTGATGAGCAAAAGAGATTTAGTGGATGATCAGAAGTTTGAAGATATCAAAACGATAATATCTGGTAAAGCTAGATCTTCTGCTAAGATTATTCCTGTAATCAAAGGAGAGCTGGACAATGACCTGTTGTTAGGAATTGGAGCTTATGCGGAAGATGATTTGGATAATCGTCATTCCATACACGAACATCATCACGACCATGGACATGATCACGAGCATGATGAAAGCATTGAGACCATCGTTTTGGAATACGGAAGTGTCAAAGATATTAAATCCTTAGTCAAAGATCTGAAAGCAATGGTTGAAGATCAGGAAATATACAGAATCAAAGGTTTTGTGCATATCGAAGGCAAACCTATGCGAATGATCCTTCAAGGTGTAGGAAGTAGATTTGATTATTACTTTGATAAACCTTGGGCTGATAATGAAGAACCAAAGACCAGACTTGTAGTCATCGGCCGAAATGTTTCTTCATTGGAGTTGGTATAA
- the cobN gene encoding cobaltochelatase subunit CobN: MMHLISTIPGGWNPNDEGVFHVVQKPGDIIFMSSADTELFTLNKAYKKMHDQETNLPSLRLANLGYFKQELTIDTYLDEVVSESKVVVMRMLGGKSYFPYLCEAMTDFAEENDIALIFLPGDNKLDLELMNMSTLALDKVISIWNYFVEGGIQNIQEGISLIMNETLKTSLPVENKVSIPDFFLYHPEQGIIKESNDDAQVLIMAYRSTFVADNLEPIDELIYSLKVIGVQALALMALSYRDENVEEIILNLLHKHNLSLPKVIINTTGFSIQGFNSQLNEGIFEKIGAPCIQAIMAGCNKETWENGSFGLPPTDVAMNIALPEVDGKIITKAISFKEALPEKDPLTDADIVRYVNHQEGCEFVVRHTLAWMNLASKNNDQKRIALIMPNYPNKDSRLANGVGLDTPASTIEILSALERSGYDLGDSIPRDTEELIELMTETVTNDLDSLYHRAYHVFITEEDFYKKYNRLSEELRLKVEEQWGHPNSSPNYREGKFIIPGTILENVFLSIQPSRGYNLDLQASYHSPDLPPTYAYLAYYFWMQEVFDADAVVHIGKHGNLEWLPGKSVALSEGSCFPTAIFDALPHFYPFIINDPGEGTQAKRRTHAVILDHLIPPMTRAENYGDLLKLELLVDEYYESALMDAKRAKLVKSKIESLVQSTQLSVDLGHQGDDVDELLEAIDGYLCELKEAQIRGGLHIFGKMPIGEKLIDLIVAMHRVPQMGLPGFTQALAEDFDLGFDPLEIEYSDPFEGEILGISCRTYGQAVEMLEEYGKQKVWSLIDGDLSEDNFQGKFGHLLQNIKEYTLPILQATQDEIGNLLEGLNGKFVPAGGSGAPTRGRLDILPTGKNFYSVDVRTVPSESAYQLGKKSAQNIIDRYLQEEGEYPKSIGISVWGTATMRTSGDDIAQALALMGVKPIWQGANRRVKDFEVISLIELGRPRIDVMLRISGFFRDAFPDIISLFNTAVEKVALLDEPNEQNPIKERFERERDDWKSKGLDEKTSYERSLYRVFGSKPEAYGAGLQGLIDGQNWENREDLANVYMNWSGYAYYGDKNQGKSAHETFKIRLKNIDVVMQNQDNREHDLLDSDDYYQFQGGLTSAVYAQKGEEPKTYFGDHSRPDNPRVKSLKEELLKVYRSRAVNPKWLQGMRDHGYKGAFEMSATLDYMFAYDATTNLVEDFMYEGMAEAYLMDEENRAFIQQHNPWALKDMSERLLEAMQRGMWQSPDPKLKQAIQDLYLTQDGELEGR; encoded by the coding sequence ATGATGCATTTAATTTCCACTATACCCGGAGGATGGAATCCCAATGACGAAGGCGTATTTCATGTAGTTCAGAAACCCGGAGATATCATTTTTATGTCTTCGGCGGATACCGAATTATTTACATTGAATAAAGCCTACAAGAAGATGCACGATCAAGAGACGAATCTTCCAAGCCTCAGGCTGGCCAATTTGGGTTACTTCAAGCAGGAGTTGACAATCGATACTTATCTGGATGAAGTGGTTTCAGAATCCAAAGTAGTAGTAATGCGCATGCTGGGAGGCAAGTCGTATTTTCCTTATTTGTGTGAAGCCATGACCGACTTTGCCGAGGAAAATGACATTGCCTTGATTTTTTTGCCGGGAGACAACAAGCTTGACTTGGAGCTGATGAACATGTCGACTTTGGCATTGGATAAGGTAATTTCGATTTGGAATTATTTTGTAGAAGGAGGTATTCAGAATATTCAGGAAGGAATAAGCTTGATCATGAATGAAACCTTGAAAACTTCCCTACCTGTCGAAAATAAAGTCAGCATTCCGGATTTTTTCCTTTATCATCCAGAACAAGGAATTATCAAAGAGTCAAATGATGATGCTCAGGTATTGATCATGGCTTATCGAAGTACATTTGTAGCTGATAATCTGGAGCCGATAGATGAGTTGATTTATAGTCTAAAGGTAATAGGCGTCCAAGCATTGGCTTTGATGGCGCTTTCTTATCGAGATGAAAATGTGGAAGAAATCATTCTTAACTTGCTTCATAAGCATAATTTATCGCTTCCGAAAGTGATCATCAATACGACTGGCTTTTCAATTCAAGGCTTTAATTCGCAATTGAACGAAGGCATTTTTGAGAAAATAGGAGCTCCGTGTATTCAGGCGATCATGGCAGGTTGCAATAAAGAAACTTGGGAAAATGGAAGCTTTGGTTTGCCACCGACCGATGTGGCGATGAATATCGCATTGCCTGAAGTAGATGGAAAGATCATCACCAAGGCGATTTCTTTCAAGGAAGCTTTGCCCGAAAAAGACCCTTTGACCGATGCGGATATTGTCAGGTATGTCAATCATCAGGAAGGCTGTGAGTTTGTTGTAAGGCATACGCTTGCGTGGATGAATTTGGCATCGAAAAATAATGACCAGAAGCGTATCGCCTTGATCATGCCTAATTATCCCAACAAGGACAGTCGATTAGCCAATGGCGTAGGGCTTGACACTCCGGCAAGCACCATAGAAATATTATCAGCTCTAGAAAGGTCTGGATATGATCTGGGTGATTCCATTCCAAGAGATACTGAGGAACTCATTGAATTGATGACTGAGACGGTAACAAATGATTTGGACAGTTTGTATCATCGGGCTTATCATGTGTTTATTACTGAAGAAGATTTTTACAAAAAATACAATAGACTATCTGAAGAACTCAGGTTAAAAGTAGAAGAACAATGGGGACATCCCAATTCATCTCCGAACTATAGAGAGGGCAAATTTATCATACCGGGTACCATCTTAGAAAATGTGTTTTTGAGTATTCAACCGAGTCGTGGTTATAATTTAGATCTTCAAGCAAGTTATCACTCGCCGGATCTTCCTCCTACTTATGCTTATCTGGCTTATTACTTTTGGATGCAAGAGGTGTTTGATGCGGATGCCGTTGTGCATATCGGCAAGCACGGCAATTTGGAGTGGCTTCCGGGCAAAAGCGTCGCATTGAGTGAAGGTTCATGTTTCCCGACAGCGATATTTGATGCTTTGCCTCATTTTTATCCCTTTATCATCAATGATCCCGGAGAAGGCACTCAAGCCAAGCGAAGAACGCATGCTGTGATATTGGATCATCTGATTCCGCCGATGACCCGAGCTGAAAACTATGGCGATTTGCTCAAGCTCGAACTCTTAGTGGATGAATATTATGAATCCGCTTTGATGGATGCGAAGAGAGCAAAGCTGGTAAAGTCAAAAATCGAATCCTTGGTGCAAAGCACTCAACTGAGTGTTGATCTTGGGCATCAGGGAGATGATGTTGATGAGCTTTTGGAAGCTATTGATGGATATTTGTGTGAATTGAAAGAAGCGCAAATCAGAGGTGGTCTTCATATTTTTGGAAAAATGCCGATTGGTGAAAAGTTAATTGATTTGATCGTTGCTATGCATCGAGTTCCGCAAATGGGCTTGCCGGGATTCACTCAAGCTTTAGCCGAAGATTTTGATTTAGGATTTGACCCTTTGGAAATTGAATATTCTGATCCTTTTGAAGGAGAAATACTGGGTATATCCTGTCGTACGTATGGACAGGCTGTTGAAATGTTGGAAGAGTATGGCAAGCAAAAGGTTTGGTCGCTGATAGATGGAGATCTTAGTGAAGACAACTTCCAAGGAAAGTTTGGTCATTTACTTCAAAATATCAAAGAATACACATTGCCAATATTGCAGGCTACTCAAGATGAAATAGGAAATCTGTTGGAAGGCTTGAATGGCAAATTTGTTCCTGCGGGAGGTTCGGGTGCTCCGACGAGGGGAAGGCTGGATATCTTGCCGACAGGTAAGAATTTCTATTCGGTGGATGTGCGTACTGTTCCTTCCGAATCAGCGTATCAATTAGGCAAGAAAAGCGCGCAAAACATAATTGACCGTTACCTGCAAGAAGAAGGCGAATATCCAAAATCTATTGGTATATCAGTCTGGGGAACTGCAACGATGCGTACGAGTGGCGATGATATAGCTCAGGCTCTGGCTTTGATGGGCGTAAAGCCGATCTGGCAGGGAGCAAATCGTCGGGTCAAAGACTTTGAAGTGATCTCATTGATTGAATTGGGAAGACCAAGAATCGATGTGATGTTAAGGATTTCCGGATTTTTCAGGGACGCATTTCCCGATATCATTTCCCTATTCAATACAGCCGTGGAAAAGGTCGCTTTATTGGATGAGCCTAATGAGCAAAACCCAATTAAAGAACGGTTTGAACGTGAGCGAGACGATTGGAAATCCAAGGGATTGGACGAGAAAACTTCATACGAAAGATCGCTTTACAGAGTCTTTGGATCGAAACCCGAAGCTTACGGAGCAGGATTGCAAGGTTTGATCGACGGACAAAACTGGGAAAATCGCGAAGATCTGGCCAATGTGTACATGAATTGGAGCGGTTATGCTTATTATGGCGATAAAAATCAAGGTAAATCAGCTCATGAGACATTCAAAATTCGTTTGAAAAATATCGATGTCGTTATGCAAAATCAAGACAACCGAGAACATGATTTGCTCGATTCGGATGATTATTATCAGTTTCAGGGTGGCTTGACTTCAGCCGTTTATGCTCAAAAAGGAGAAGAACCGAAGACCTATTTTGGAGATCATTCACGACCGGACAATCCAAGAGTAAAATCATTGAAAGAGGAATTGCTAAAAGTCTATCGCTCAAGAGCTGTCAATCCCAAATGGCTCCAAGGCATGCGTGATCATGGCTACAAGGGAGCATTTGAGATGTCGGCTACATTGGATTATATGTTTGCTTACGATGCGACGACCAATCTTGTGGAAGACTTTATGTACGAAGGCATGGCCGAAGCTTACCTGATGGATGAGGAAAACAGAGCCTTTATCCAACAGCATAATCCTTGGGCATTAAAAGACATGTCTGAAAGACTTTTGGAGGCTATGCAACGAGGTATGTGGCAGTCTCCCGACCCGAAATTAAAACAAGCGATTCAGGATTTGTACTTGACGCAGGATGGAGAATTGGAGGGGAGGTAG
- a CDS encoding glycosyl hydrolase family 18 protein, with translation MNDKLTVGYLQTWGNKVSFVEALNAGYDTMALAFGTLDEAVVGITDGIPPNLKEDIAEAKSNGAKHILLSFGGAKDYNTYKPGDASAEDAGQAIVNFANDYGFTGIDFDLEIDGTQSDNIYLDDLCFEIKKFNEKLLITAAPQISQGPHDTDLTLVSDGNTSIYEVALENKRFDYLFIQAYNNPWPKLSNCSQVDTCFISAAYNNFSKQNLASMIVIGEPATASAAGTSIFKTQGEGQEVYDAVAQEYASIQDEEQFGGAMTWSINLDAENDYKFIKTLKSKVYF, from the coding sequence ATGAATGATAAACTTACTGTTGGGTACCTTCAGACATGGGGAAACAAGGTGTCCTTTGTGGAAGCTTTAAATGCCGGATATGATACTATGGCTTTGGCTTTTGGAACGCTTGATGAAGCTGTAGTAGGAATCACGGATGGTATTCCACCAAATCTGAAAGAAGATATTGCGGAAGCGAAAAGCAATGGGGCGAAGCATATTCTGCTGTCATTTGGCGGAGCGAAAGATTACAATACTTACAAGCCCGGAGATGCTTCAGCCGAGGATGCGGGACAGGCTATTGTGAATTTTGCGAACGACTATGGTTTTACTGGAATTGATTTTGATTTGGAAATAGACGGAACCCAGTCTGATAATATTTACTTGGATGACCTGTGTTTTGAGATCAAGAAGTTCAATGAAAAGCTATTGATAACGGCCGCGCCACAAATTAGCCAAGGGCCTCATGATACGGATTTGACTTTGGTTTCGGATGGAAATACCTCAATCTATGAAGTGGCTTTGGAAAACAAACGATTCGATTATCTATTCATTCAAGCTTACAATAATCCATGGCCAAAATTGAGTAATTGTTCTCAGGTGGATACTTGTTTTATTTCAGCGGCATACAACAATTTCTCAAAGCAGAACTTGGCTTCGATGATTGTCATTGGAGAGCCGGCGACGGCAAGCGCGGCAGGAACCTCAATCTTCAAAACGCAAGGCGAAGGGCAAGAAGTATATGATGCTGTGGCTCAAGAGTACGCTTCCATTCAAGATGAGGAGCAATTTGGCGGCGCGATGACTTGGAGCATCAATTTGGATGCGGAAAATGATTATAAATTTATCAAGACCTTGAAAAGCAAGGTTTATTTTTAA